One part of the Oceanihabitans sp. IOP_32 genome encodes these proteins:
- a CDS encoding glycoside hydrolase family 65 protein, whose protein sequence is MNQDYIKPDNWSIIEEGFDASHVKSSESLFSIGNGAMGQRANFEELYTGETFQGSYIAGVYYPDKTKVGWWKNGYPEYFAKVLNAPNWIGINVFVNNESLDLFSCKTVENFKRELNMLEGWLSRRFTATLKNDVQVEVETKRFLSLDLEELGAIEYKITPLNTAAEIQFQPYLDASITNEDSNWDDKFWDILKVNHSNNQAFIETKTMKTDFHVCTFMESKVFLDANELTINPNINSEENRIDFNYKHQVKKGETYTIQKFAGYVADRNYNKTTLASVAQQTLEKAKTMGFNGLLKIQKLAWANIWETSDITITGDVKAQQGIRFNIFQLNQTYLGIDSRLNIGPKGFTGEKYGGSTYWDTEAYCIPFYMATKDAKVARNLLEYRYNHLGKAIENAEKLGFKDGAALYPMVTMNGEECHNEWEITFQEIHRNNAIAFAIFNYYRYTGDYSYIPEKGLEVLIAIARFWKQRASFSTLKNKYVILGVTGPNEYENNINNNWYTNYSAQWCINYAIENIGKVAKEFATDYKRIAEKVSLSEDELESWKTVADNMYFPYSDAHQVYLQQDSFLDKELITVSNLNKSQRPINQKWSWDRILRSPYIKQADVLQGFYFFEDHFSLEALERHFDFYEPFTVHESSLSPCVHSIQAAKLGRMEQAYQFYLRTSRLDLDDYNHEVHEGLHITSMAGTWMSIVEGFGGMRIKDGKLSFMPKIPKQWEGYSFKVNFRNHILKVNVNQKQTHFEVLSGGELEILVNNKTIVLKTQELKTV, encoded by the coding sequence ATGAATCAAGATTATATAAAACCAGATAACTGGTCCATTATTGAAGAAGGCTTTGATGCCAGCCATGTGAAATCCTCAGAAAGTTTGTTTAGTATTGGCAACGGGGCGATGGGGCAACGTGCTAATTTTGAGGAGCTTTATACTGGAGAAACATTTCAAGGCAGCTATATTGCTGGAGTGTATTATCCCGATAAGACCAAAGTAGGTTGGTGGAAAAACGGCTACCCAGAATATTTTGCCAAAGTGCTTAATGCTCCAAATTGGATAGGTATTAATGTGTTTGTAAACAACGAATCACTAGATTTGTTTAGCTGTAAAACCGTCGAAAACTTTAAAAGAGAGCTCAACATGCTAGAGGGTTGGTTATCAAGACGTTTTACGGCGACCTTAAAAAACGATGTTCAAGTTGAGGTGGAAACCAAACGTTTTTTAAGTTTAGATTTAGAAGAATTAGGCGCAATCGAATATAAAATTACGCCTTTAAATACGGCTGCCGAAATTCAATTTCAACCGTATTTAGATGCTAGTATTACAAATGAAGATTCGAATTGGGATGATAAATTTTGGGACATCCTAAAGGTTAATCATTCCAATAATCAGGCTTTTATTGAAACTAAAACCATGAAAACGGATTTCCATGTCTGTACCTTTATGGAATCTAAAGTGTTTTTAGATGCTAATGAGTTAACTATTAATCCTAATATTAATTCAGAAGAAAACCGCATTGATTTCAATTATAAGCATCAGGTTAAAAAAGGCGAAACCTACACCATTCAAAAATTTGCGGGTTATGTTGCAGACCGAAATTACAATAAAACAACATTGGCTTCAGTAGCGCAACAAACTCTCGAAAAAGCCAAAACTATGGGGTTTAATGGCTTGTTAAAAATCCAGAAGCTGGCTTGGGCCAATATTTGGGAAACCTCAGATATTACGATTACTGGCGATGTAAAAGCGCAACAAGGTATTCGCTTTAATATTTTTCAGCTTAACCAAACCTATTTAGGTATAGATTCGAGGTTAAATATTGGACCAAAAGGATTTACAGGCGAAAAATATGGTGGTAGCACGTATTGGGATACAGAGGCCTATTGCATTCCTTTTTATATGGCAACCAAAGATGCAAAAGTGGCTAGAAACTTGTTGGAATACCGCTATAATCATTTAGGAAAAGCCATCGAAAATGCCGAAAAACTGGGCTTTAAAGACGGCGCAGCACTCTATCCTATGGTGACCATGAATGGGGAAGAATGCCACAACGAATGGGAAATTACCTTCCAAGAAATTCACCGTAACAATGCCATCGCCTTTGCCATTTTTAATTATTACCGCTACACGGGCGATTACAGTTACATTCCAGAAAAAGGTTTAGAGGTGCTCATTGCCATTGCTCGTTTTTGGAAACAGCGCGCTAGCTTTTCAACCCTAAAAAACAAATATGTAATTCTAGGGGTAACAGGGCCAAACGAGTACGAAAACAATATAAATAACAATTGGTACACCAACTATTCTGCACAATGGTGTATTAATTATGCTATTGAAAATATTGGTAAAGTAGCAAAAGAATTTGCAACAGATTATAAGCGCATCGCAGAAAAGGTATCTCTATCTGAAGATGAATTGGAATCTTGGAAAACCGTGGCAGACAACATGTATTTCCCGTATTCCGATGCGCATCAGGTTTACCTACAACAAGACAGTTTTTTAGATAAAGAATTAATTACGGTCTCTAATTTGAATAAATCGCAGCGGCCAATAAACCAAAAGTGGTCTTGGGATAGAATTCTGCGTTCCCCTTACATAAAACAAGCCGATGTTTTACAAGGGTTTTATTTTTTTGAAGATCATTTTTCGCTAGAAGCATTAGAGCGTCATTTCGATTTTTACGAGCCTTTTACGGTGCACGAAAGCTCGTTGTCGCCTTGTGTGCATAGCATTCAAGCAGCTAAATTGGGTAGGATGGAGCAGGCCTATCAATTTTATTTACGTACCTCACGTTTAGATTTAGACGATTATAATCACGAAGTTCACGAAGGTTTGCACATCACATCTATGGCTGGAACCTGGATGAGTATTGTTGAAGGTTTTGGAGGGATGCGTATTAAGGACGGTAAGTTGTCCTTCATGCCAAAAATACCAAAACAATGGGAAGGCTATTCGTTTAAAGTGAATTTTAGAAACCATATTTTAAAAGTAAATGTCAATCAGAAACAAACCCATTTTGAAGTTTTAAGTGGTGGCGAACTCGAAATTCTTGTGAACAATAAGACCATAGTACTTAAAACACAAGAGTTAAAAACCGTGTAG
- a CDS encoding alpha/beta hydrolase: MKSPLSILLLSLVFVSCLNHKKQEVSTFADKGLVTFVITGLPEHHDYKQDLYISGDFEGWSGGKDPFKLNKTNNQYQISIPKYSETLSFKFTQGNWATVECETDGNPIDNRVYSFTTTSDTVAIKILNWNNPNQKNKPTTASKNVHVFAEEFEMPQLQRKRKISVYLPPNYEVSKASYPVLYIQDGQNVFDVNTSYSGEWEVDETLNTIYNETGFGLIVVAINHANEKRLNEYSAWDNKRYGKGEGALYLDFLVNQLKPEIDKAYRTKPDSENTGISGSSLGGLFAHYATVKRPDVFGKSMVFSPTFWYAKASFQFTKTHPNTAKFYYLVGEKEGQDMVDNMNAMVELMLANNFSEENIYKKIVPHGMHSESFWKTEFKPAVLWLFVRD, encoded by the coding sequence ATGAAAAGCCCACTCAGCATCTTACTATTAAGTCTTGTTTTTGTTTCTTGTTTAAACCATAAAAAACAAGAGGTTAGTACGTTTGCAGATAAAGGGCTTGTTACCTTTGTGATAACAGGCTTACCAGAGCATCACGATTATAAGCAAGACCTTTATATTTCAGGAGATTTTGAAGGTTGGTCCGGTGGCAAAGACCCCTTTAAACTAAATAAAACAAATAATCAATATCAAATTAGTATTCCCAAATATAGCGAAACCTTAAGCTTTAAATTCACACAGGGCAATTGGGCAACTGTGGAGTGTGAAACCGACGGAAACCCAATAGATAATAGAGTTTATTCTTTTACTACAACTTCAGATACTGTGGCTATAAAGATTTTGAATTGGAATAATCCCAATCAGAAAAACAAACCCACTACGGCTTCCAAAAATGTACATGTGTTTGCAGAAGAATTTGAAATGCCCCAACTTCAGCGCAAGCGAAAAATAAGTGTGTATTTACCGCCAAATTACGAGGTTTCCAAAGCAAGTTATCCTGTTTTATATATACAAGACGGTCAGAATGTATTCGATGTTAACACCTCGTATAGCGGTGAATGGGAAGTGGACGAAACATTAAATACCATATATAATGAAACGGGTTTCGGACTCATTGTGGTTGCGATTAATCATGCTAACGAAAAACGTTTAAATGAATATTCCGCTTGGGATAACAAAAGATATGGCAAAGGCGAAGGCGCTTTGTATTTAGATTTTTTAGTAAACCAACTAAAACCAGAAATCGATAAAGCATACAGAACCAAACCAGATAGCGAAAACACAGGGATTTCAGGCTCGTCTTTGGGCGGTTTGTTTGCACATTATGCAACAGTTAAAAGACCTGATGTATTTGGTAAATCTATGGTGTTTTCACCTACGTTTTGGTATGCTAAAGCGAGTTTTCAGTTTACAAAAACACATCCTAATACCGCTAAGTTCTATTATTTAGTTGGTGAAAAAGAGGGGCAAGACATGGTTGATAACATGAATGCCATGGTGGAGCTTATGCTGGCAAATAATTTTTCAGAAGAAAATATCTATAAAAAAATTGTGCCTCACGGAATGCATAGCGAATCGTTTTGGAAAACCGAATTCAAGCCAGCTGTTTTATGGTTATTTGTTAGGGATTAA
- a CDS encoding LacI family DNA-binding transcriptional regulator produces the protein MKRKITLKQIARELDVSISTVSKALSNSKEISEETTKKIQAFAKFYNYRPNNIALSLKNRKTKTIGILIPEIVHHFFSTVIRGIELVANRRGYNVIVGLSNESFAKEIINMEMLANGSIDGFILSISKETLLKQDYHHFNATINQGMPIVMFDRVVSEVDCDKVIVDDFNGSVKAVNKLIANGCKNIALITTMDYVSVGRLRTQGYIEALEKNKMIADPSLILKIDDDLDVENNLEVLEQEIERFFKTSGNIDGVFAVNELYAVTAMKVAKKLGFRIPDDVQVIGFTDGVLSKHATPSLTTVSQHGQKIGEQAANLLIDRLEASNTESDQRFKDVHKKPDFIKVVIETEIIERESTK, from the coding sequence ATGAAAAGAAAAATCACTTTGAAACAAATAGCACGCGAACTGGATGTTTCCATTTCGACCGTTTCAAAAGCACTTAGCAATAGCAAAGAAATAAGCGAGGAGACCACAAAGAAAATCCAGGCGTTTGCCAAATTTTATAACTACAGGCCTAATAATATTGCCTTGAGTTTAAAAAACAGAAAGACTAAAACCATAGGGATATTAATCCCGGAAATTGTACATCATTTTTTTTCAACGGTAATTAGAGGTATAGAATTAGTCGCTAATAGACGCGGTTACAATGTTATAGTTGGGCTATCAAACGAATCGTTTGCAAAAGAAATTATCAATATGGAAATGCTTGCCAATGGTAGTATAGATGGGTTTATTTTATCCATTTCGAAAGAAACGTTACTCAAACAAGATTATCATCATTTTAATGCCACCATAAACCAAGGCATGCCTATCGTCATGTTCGATAGGGTTGTAAGTGAGGTGGATTGCGATAAGGTAATTGTAGACGATTTTAATGGCTCTGTAAAAGCGGTGAATAAACTAATAGCAAATGGTTGTAAAAATATCGCACTTATTACCACTATGGACTATGTAAGTGTTGGTAGGTTAAGAACACAGGGTTATATTGAAGCCCTAGAGAAGAATAAAATGATTGCAGATCCGAGTTTAATATTGAAAATAGACGACGACTTAGATGTTGAAAACAACCTAGAGGTTTTAGAACAAGAAATAGAGAGATTCTTTAAAACTAGCGGTAATATTGATGGCGTTTTTGCAGTTAATGAGCTTTATGCGGTAACCGCAATGAAGGTAGCAAAGAAGTTGGGATTCCGTATTCCAGACGATGTTCAAGTTATTGGTTTTACCGATGGTGTGCTCTCAAAACATGCCACACCAAGTTTAACAACGGTTAGTCAGCACGGACAAAAAATAGGGGAGCAAGCCGCTAATTTATTAATAGACAGGTTAGAGGCATCTAATACTGAAAGCGACCAACGTTTTAAAGATGTTCATAAAAAACCTGACTTTATTAAAGTGGTTATTGAAACTGAAATTATTGAAAGAGAATCAACTAAATAA
- a CDS encoding alpha-amylase family protein, with product MNKQSLFIVLFLFFIAVGCENEVNQGQASPLNKTEFRSKKVVYQVFTRLFGNTNTTNKPWGTIEENGVGKFGDFTDKALKEIKDLGVTHIWYTGVPHHAVIRDYTTYGILNDDPDVVKGRAGSPYAVKDYYNVNPDLAENPENRLEEFKALIARSHAVGLKVIIDIVPNHVARNYKGLNNPKGVLDFGATDDKTVTYHVNNNFYYNPSQAFKVPVWQDGYLPLGGEKHPLADGEFNEVPAKWTGNGSRLSQPNMNDWYETVKINYGVSPDGKKDFDTLPEGFENEDYKTHFKFWQDKTVPDSWVKFKDITHYWIAMGVDGFRYDMAEMVPVEFWSFMNSSIKMKNPDAFLLAEVYNPKLYRAYIKKGKMDYLYDKVQLYDTIKNIMQGRGKTDNIPPIQEDLKDIEHEMLHFLENHDEQRIASPDFAGHANKGKPAMVVSATISTSPTMIYFGQEVGEDSSEQAGFGTPTRTSIFDYVGVPAHQRWVNNKQFDGGLLTDQEKTLRDFYKRLLNFTITSSALAGEYQDIHLYNRKHTEGYTDKLLSFVRWSATEKLIVVSNFDVDNTYSFSLKIPKNIIDTWHFDKSNYKVEDQLYQQFSTDLIVDEDFATLNITLNALESFILKVQ from the coding sequence ATGAATAAGCAAAGTCTTTTTATAGTCCTGTTTCTTTTTTTTATAGCAGTTGGCTGTGAAAATGAAGTAAACCAAGGTCAAGCATCGCCATTAAATAAGACGGAATTTAGGAGCAAAAAAGTAGTATATCAAGTATTTACCCGTTTATTCGGAAACACGAATACCACAAACAAACCTTGGGGAACCATTGAAGAAAACGGCGTAGGTAAGTTTGGCGATTTTACCGATAAAGCACTCAAAGAAATTAAAGATTTAGGCGTAACACATATTTGGTATACTGGCGTGCCACATCATGCCGTTATTAGAGATTACACAACGTATGGCATTTTAAACGACGATCCAGACGTGGTAAAAGGTAGAGCAGGATCGCCTTATGCCGTAAAAGATTATTATAACGTAAATCCAGATTTAGCCGAAAATCCTGAAAACAGATTAGAAGAATTCAAAGCGCTTATTGCACGATCTCATGCTGTGGGTTTAAAGGTTATTATTGATATTGTGCCTAACCATGTCGCCAGAAATTACAAGGGTTTAAACAACCCCAAAGGTGTGTTAGACTTTGGTGCTACCGACGATAAAACAGTAACGTATCATGTAAATAATAATTTTTATTACAACCCAAGCCAAGCTTTTAAAGTTCCTGTTTGGCAAGATGGCTATTTGCCTTTGGGAGGCGAAAAACATCCTTTGGCAGATGGTGAGTTTAATGAGGTGCCTGCAAAATGGACAGGCAATGGCTCACGATTATCACAACCAAATATGAACGATTGGTACGAAACTGTAAAAATTAATTATGGCGTTAGTCCAGATGGAAAAAAAGATTTCGATACCCTTCCTGAGGGTTTTGAAAATGAGGATTACAAAACACATTTTAAGTTTTGGCAAGATAAAACAGTGCCAGATTCTTGGGTGAAATTTAAAGACATCACACACTATTGGATCGCCATGGGTGTTGATGGTTTTCGTTACGATATGGCAGAAATGGTACCTGTCGAATTTTGGAGTTTTATGAATTCGTCCATTAAAATGAAAAATCCTGATGCTTTTTTATTAGCCGAAGTTTACAACCCTAAGTTATATAGAGCTTATATTAAAAAGGGAAAAATGGATTATTTATACGATAAAGTCCAGTTGTACGATACCATTAAAAACATCATGCAAGGTCGTGGAAAAACCGATAATATACCGCCAATTCAAGAGGATTTAAAGGATATTGAACACGAAATGCTTCACTTTCTTGAAAATCATGATGAGCAACGTATCGCAAGTCCAGATTTTGCTGGACATGCTAATAAAGGCAAACCAGCTATGGTGGTTTCTGCCACAATAAGTACGTCGCCAACTATGATTTATTTTGGTCAGGAAGTTGGCGAAGATAGCTCTGAACAAGCGGGTTTTGGCACCCCAACACGCACCTCAATTTTCGATTATGTGGGCGTACCTGCTCACCAACGTTGGGTAAATAATAAGCAATTTGATGGCGGTCTGTTAACCGATCAAGAAAAAACATTACGAGATTTTTATAAGCGCTTATTAAACTTTACTATAACCAGTTCTGCGCTTGCTGGTGAGTATCAAGACATTCATCTGTATAACAGAAAACATACGGAGGGTTACACCGATAAATTACTGTCTTTTGTGCGTTGGAGTGCTACTGAAAAACTGATAGTGGTTTCAAACTTTGATGTCGATAATACGTATAGTTTCAGCTTAAAAATTCCAAAAAACATTATAGATACATGGCATTTTGATAAAAGTAATTATAAGGTTGAAGATCAATTATACCAACAGTTTTCAACAGATTTAATTGTAGATGAAGACTTTGCAACCCTCAATATAACTTTAAATGCCTTGGAATCTTTCATATTAAAAGTTCAATAA
- a CDS encoding MFS transporter: protein MEKRKLSFWEIWNMSFGFLGIQMGFALQNANVSRIFQTLGAEVEDIPILWVAAPLTGLIVQPIVGYFSDRTWHSKLGRRRPYFLVGAILASLSLFIMPNSPVLWFAAGMLWIMDASINITMEPFRAFVGDNLNENQRTKGFAMQSFFIGIGAYVASKLPLILTYLGVANTAPEGIIPDSVKYSFYIGGAAFLIAVLWTVFRSKEYTPEQMKVFEAQEAKTNNFVKTERPESWFIANGTSHITKGSITLFLGVVTTYGIYHFQLKKDLYVLTIGLITLGGVLLIISGLLQKSKHYKNGFVNIVNDFQFMPKIMKQLAWVQFFSWFALFSMWIYTTSAVTEHIYNTKDTASLAYNTGANQVGEMFANYNIIAAAFAFLLPLLAKKTSRKFTHFLALVAGGIGLMSIYFISNPSPFTIEWLPMIGVGIAWASILSVPYAMLSGALPASKMGYYMGVFNFFIVIPQLVAASILGFLVSHFFNNQPIYALVIGGVSMILAGLLSLTVNDKVTQIKND from the coding sequence ATGGAAAAGCGTAAATTAAGTTTCTGGGAAATTTGGAACATGAGTTTCGGGTTTTTAGGAATCCAAATGGGTTTTGCCCTACAAAATGCTAACGTTAGCCGAATTTTTCAAACCTTAGGAGCCGAAGTTGAAGATATTCCTATTCTTTGGGTTGCAGCACCATTAACGGGCTTAATTGTGCAGCCTATTGTGGGCTATTTTAGCGATCGCACATGGCATTCTAAACTCGGCCGCCGCCGTCCTTACTTTCTAGTCGGCGCTATTTTAGCTTCTTTGTCTTTATTTATCATGCCCAATTCTCCAGTATTGTGGTTTGCTGCCGGCATGTTATGGATTATGGATGCTTCTATTAATATTACCATGGAGCCTTTTAGAGCCTTTGTTGGCGATAATCTTAACGAAAACCAGAGAACTAAAGGTTTTGCCATGCAAAGTTTCTTTATAGGTATTGGAGCTTATGTAGCATCAAAACTACCGCTTATTTTAACCTATTTAGGCGTTGCAAATACTGCTCCTGAGGGCATTATTCCCGACTCGGTTAAATATTCATTTTATATAGGCGGGGCTGCTTTTTTAATTGCGGTCTTATGGACGGTTTTTCGTTCTAAAGAATACACTCCAGAGCAAATGAAAGTCTTTGAAGCGCAAGAGGCAAAAACAAATAATTTTGTTAAAACAGAACGACCAGAATCCTGGTTTATAGCTAATGGCACATCCCATATTACAAAAGGCTCAATCACTTTATTTCTTGGTGTTGTTACAACCTATGGTATATATCATTTTCAATTAAAAAAAGATTTATATGTGCTTACCATTGGATTAATAACGCTTGGGGGTGTTTTACTAATAATTTCTGGACTCTTACAAAAATCAAAACATTATAAGAATGGTTTCGTGAATATTGTTAACGATTTTCAGTTCATGCCTAAAATCATGAAACAACTGGCATGGGTGCAATTTTTTTCTTGGTTCGCCTTGTTTTCTATGTGGATTTATACAACCAGTGCGGTAACAGAACATATTTATAATACTAAAGACACCGCTTCTCTAGCATATAACACAGGAGCGAACCAAGTGGGAGAGATGTTTGCTAATTACAATATAATTGCCGCCGCGTTTGCTTTTCTATTACCATTATTAGCCAAAAAAACAAGCAGAAAGTTTACACATTTTCTCGCCTTAGTTGCCGGTGGAATAGGCTTAATGTCTATTTATTTTATATCTAATCCATCTCCTTTTACTATAGAGTGGTTGCCCATGATAGGCGTAGGCATTGCCTGGGCAAGTATTTTATCGGTACCCTACGCCATGCTTTCGGGTGCTTTACCAGCTTCTAAAATGGGGTATTACATGGGAGTTTTTAACTTTTTTATTGTGATTCCTCAATTGGTGGCGGCCTCTATTTTAGGATTTTTAGTATCCCATTTTTTCAATAACCAACCCATTTACGCCTTAGTAATAGGCGGTGTATCCATGATATTGGCAGGCCTATTATCATTAACTGTAAACGATAAAGTAACCCAGATAAAAAATGATTAA
- a CDS encoding glycoside hydrolase family 13 protein: MSYYKFKKTSIHFFTVRVLCVLILNVSCKKQNDLTANGVDEKPLLEERRDINLVEPLNWWVGFKNTSLQLLVHHPNISTWKPEINYPGVSIEKVHQADSPNYLFIDLSISETTKAGKFNIMFKKDNKANLVYTYQLKPRDRQAEDYIGFNSSDAVYLITPDRFSNGNPDNDVETSLQEKTINRNDDYARHGGDIQGIVNHLNYIDDLGFTAIWTGPLLTNNMPQSSYHGYAITDYYQVDPRYGTLDDYKALSSKMSGKGMKLIMDQVANHCGIAHWWMPDLPFSDWVNHQDNYVKNKDNWDDSKSITTNHRRTVNQDLYASKTDKENMSAGWFVSAMPDLNQRNSFMAKYTIQNSIWWIETLNLGGIRQDTYPYPDKDFMSQWAGEIMNEYPNFNIVGEEWSYNPLLIGYWQKGANNKDGYQSNLKSTMDFAMQKNLVDALNEEESWDNGLVKIYEGLANDFHYANPKDIMIFTDNHDMSRIFTALKGDVINTKMALSYILTLPRTPQIYYGTEILMHDFDKPGDHGLIRTDFPGGWAGDAVNAFTRDGLTADQKSMQAFLKKILNYRKDSKAIHDGKTIHFAPENGVYVLFRVLEDETVVHILNKNTKPLDLDLSRFEELGLKGRTLKNIITNAKVIWNDSLLLNEKGSMVLSTKL; the protein is encoded by the coding sequence ATGAGTTATTATAAGTTTAAAAAAACGTCCATTCATTTCTTTACAGTTAGGGTGCTTTGTGTATTGATCCTTAATGTATCTTGTAAAAAACAAAATGATTTAACTGCAAATGGGGTTGATGAAAAACCGCTATTAGAAGAAAGACGGGATATTAACCTTGTAGAGCCTTTAAATTGGTGGGTTGGTTTTAAAAACACCTCGTTACAACTTTTGGTGCATCATCCTAATATTTCAACATGGAAACCAGAAATTAATTATCCAGGGGTTTCAATTGAAAAGGTACACCAAGCCGATAGTCCAAATTACCTGTTCATAGATTTGAGTATTTCTGAAACCACAAAAGCAGGTAAATTCAACATCATGTTTAAAAAAGATAATAAGGCCAATTTGGTTTATACCTATCAGTTAAAACCCAGAGACAGGCAAGCCGAAGATTATATTGGTTTTAATAGTAGTGATGCCGTTTATTTGATAACACCAGATCGGTTTTCTAATGGAAATCCAGATAACGATGTAGAGACTTCACTTCAAGAAAAGACTATAAACCGAAACGATGATTATGCACGTCATGGTGGCGATATTCAAGGGATTGTAAATCATCTAAATTACATTGACGATTTGGGTTTTACCGCAATTTGGACGGGCCCCTTATTAACAAATAATATGCCTCAGAGCTCTTATCACGGCTATGCGATTACAGATTATTATCAGGTAGATCCGCGTTACGGCACTTTAGATGATTATAAAGCATTGTCGTCAAAAATGTCTGGAAAAGGCATGAAATTAATTATGGATCAAGTCGCAAATCATTGCGGTATTGCGCATTGGTGGATGCCAGATTTACCCTTTAGCGATTGGGTAAACCATCAAGATAACTATGTAAAAAACAAGGATAATTGGGATGATAGTAAAAGCATTACCACCAACCACAGGCGTACCGTAAATCAAGACCTATACGCCTCTAAAACAGATAAAGAAAACATGAGTGCAGGTTGGTTTGTCTCGGCTATGCCAGACTTAAATCAGCGCAATTCATTTATGGCAAAATATACCATTCAAAATAGTATTTGGTGGATAGAAACTTTAAACTTAGGGGGCATTCGTCAAGATACCTATCCCTATCCCGATAAAGATTTTATGAGTCAATGGGCTGGAGAAATTATGAACGAATACCCGAATTTTAATATTGTTGGTGAAGAGTGGAGTTATAACCCGCTACTTATTGGGTATTGGCAAAAGGGCGCAAATAATAAAGATGGTTACCAATCTAATTTAAAATCGACCATGGATTTTGCCATGCAAAAAAACCTAGTCGATGCCTTAAATGAAGAAGAATCTTGGGATAACGGCTTAGTTAAAATTTACGAAGGTTTAGCCAACGATTTTCATTATGCGAATCCAAAAGATATTATGATTTTCACAGACAATCATGATATGAGTCGCATTTTTACAGCCTTAAAAGGAGATGTTATAAACACAAAAATGGCTTTAAGTTATATATTGACTTTACCAAGAACACCTCAAATTTATTACGGAACAGAAATCTTAATGCATGATTTTGATAAGCCTGGCGATCATGGTTTAATTCGTACCGATTTCCCCGGAGGTTGGGCAGGCGATGCCGTAAATGCCTTTACAAGAGACGGTTTAACAGCAGATCAAAAAAGCATGCAAGCCTTCCTTAAAAAAATACTGAACTATAGAAAAGATAGTAAGGCTATTCACGACGGAAAAACAATACATTTCGCACCAGAAAATGGTGTTTATGTCTTGTTTAGGGTTTTAGAGGACGAAACCGTAGTGCATATCTTAAACAAAAATACCAAACCGCTAGATTTAGATTTAAGCAGGTTTGAGGAACTCGGTTTAAAAGGAAGAACATTAAAGAATATTATTACCAATGCCAAAGTAATTTGGAACGATAGTTTGTTATTAAATGAAAAAGGGAGTATGGTTTTAAGCACCAAATTATAA
- the pgmB gene encoding beta-phosphoglucomutase gives MIKKGYIFDLDGVIVDTAKYHYLAWKALAKSIGIDFTPEQNEQLKGISRERSLKKILEWGNQTLPDEVFLKLMAQKNEDYLSYIAKMNHSEILPDVTKILNYLAKQDQPIALGSASKNSRQILEKVNLLNQFDAIVDGNDVTQAKPNPEVFLKAAKKLKVPAEDCVVFEDAVAGIQAANAANMISIGIGEASVLHEADFVFKDFTEISSDFIDKISNLKKKDLKKV, from the coding sequence ATGATTAAAAAAGGATATATATTCGATTTAGACGGTGTTATTGTAGACACTGCAAAATACCATTATTTGGCTTGGAAAGCCTTAGCCAAAAGCATTGGCATAGATTTTACACCAGAGCAAAACGAACAATTAAAAGGCATTAGTAGAGAACGTTCGTTAAAAAAAATACTCGAATGGGGCAACCAAACACTTCCAGACGAGGTATTTTTAAAACTCATGGCACAAAAAAACGAAGACTATTTAAGCTATATCGCTAAAATGAATCATAGCGAAATTCTTCCAGATGTTACCAAAATATTAAATTATTTAGCAAAACAAGATCAGCCTATTGCATTAGGTTCGGCAAGTAAAAACTCAAGACAAATACTTGAAAAAGTAAACTTATTAAATCAATTTGATGCTATTGTTGATGGCAATGATGTGACCCAAGCAAAACCAAATCCCGAAGTGTTTTTAAAAGCGGCAAAAAAATTGAAAGTACCTGCGGAAGATTGTGTGGTTTTTGAAGATGCTGTTGCTGGAATTCAAGCGGCTAATGCTGCCAATATGATTTCTATTGGAATTGGTGAAGCGTCTGTTTTACACGAAGCCGATTTTGTTTTTAAAGATTTTACTGAGATAAGCTCAGATTTTATCGATAAAATAAGCAATTTAAAAAAGAAGGATTTAAAAAAAGTATAA